One genomic segment of Hordeum vulgare subsp. vulgare chromosome 2H, MorexV3_pseudomolecules_assembly, whole genome shotgun sequence includes these proteins:
- the LOC123425844 gene encoding rab GTPase-activating protein 22-like, with amino-acid sequence MIKWGISSGTPADSYYEIRSDCTDDVPKSKFKIKAGKTLSVRKWQAAFNPDGCLDIASVLSRIQKGGVHPTVRGEVWEFLLGCFDPRSTFDEREEIRQIRRLQYARWKEECREMDSHVGSGKVITAPLITEDGRPIKDPLVLLEATSNQNTSDGASTSSNNGIEVDDSAERITDKQIIEWKLTLHQIGLDVLRTDRTMVFYENKENLSKLWDILAVYAWIDKDVGYCQGMSDLCSPMIVLLNDEADAFWCFEKLMRRLRGNFRCTDQSVGVANQLQHLASIIQVLDPKLHDHLETLGGGDYLFAFRMFMVLFRREVSFGDSLYLWEMMWALEYDPDIFFAACEEASGAHKKVSKSKLRGVRHFAKWDKDKDKDVPEETDGPVPISVFMVASVLKEKREKLLQEARGLDDLIRILNDVNGNLDAKKACAGALKLHKKYLKKVQAKKT; translated from the exons GCTGGCAAAACACTAAGTGTTCGGAAATGGCAAGCTGCATTTAATCCCGATGGCTGTCTTGACATTGCCTCGGTCCTAAGCCGGATACAAAAAGGA GGTGTTCATCCGACTGTCAGGGGGGAGGTTTGGGAGTTCTTACTTGGCTGCTTTGATCCAAGGAGTACCTTTGACGAGAGAGAGGAGATCAGGCAAATAAGAAG GCTACAGTATGCTAGATGGAAGGAAGAATGCCGAGAGATGGATTCTCATGTTGGTAGTGGTAAAGTTATCACAGCACCACTTATCACTGAGGATGGAAGACCTATTAAAGATCCTTTGGTTTTACTTGAGGCTACTTCAAACCAAAACACCTCAGACGGTGCTTCAACTAGCAGCAACAATGGAATTGAAGTAGACGATTCTGCAGAGCGTATTACTGACAAGCAAATTATTGAGTGGAAGCTTACATTACATCAAATTG GACTTGACGTGCTACGTACTGACCGCACCATGGTATTTTACGAGAACAAGGAAAATCTTTCAAAGTTATGGGATATTCTAGCCGTGTATGCATGGATTGACAAAGATGTTGGTTACTGTCAAG GAATGAGTGATTTATGCTCACCGATGATTGTGCTACTCAATGATGAGGCAGATGCGTTTTGGTGCTTTGAGAAATTGATGCGTAGATTG CGAGGAAATTTCAGATGCACAGATCAATCAGTCGGGGTTGCTAACCAACTTCAgcaccttgcatccattattcAGGTGCTGGACCCCAAGCTACATGACCACCTAG AAACGCTTGGTGGAGGTGACTATCTTTTTGCATTCCGTATGTTCATGGTTCTATTTCGACGTGAGGTGTCATTTGGGGACTCCTTGTACCTCTGGGAG ATGATGTGGGCTCTGGAATACGATCCCGATATCTTCTTTGCAGCATGTGAAGAAGCAAGTGGTGCACATAAAAAAGTATCGAAATCAAAATTAAGAGGAGTGCGCCATTTTGCCAAGTGGGATAAGGATAAGGATAAGGATGTCCCTGAGGAAACTGATGGCCCAGTTCCCATTTCAGTTTTCATGGTTGCAAGTGTGCTCaaggaaaagagagaaaaacTGTTACAAGAAGCTAGAGGACTGGATGATCTTATTAGG ATATTGAATGATGTAAACGGGAACTTAGATGCGAAGAAAGCCTGTGCTGGAGCTCTGAAACTTCACAAGAAATACCTCAAAAAG GTACAGGCAAAGAAAACCTAA